A genomic window from Candidatus Poribacteria bacterium includes:
- a CDS encoding type II toxin-antitoxin system prevent-host-death family antitoxin, translating into MHVNIHHPSEKHVAELVERAVAGEEIIFEHNGEPVAKLIPLKPGNLKHPRQGGQWKGKVKIAPDFDELPDSFMAAFRPEKV; encoded by the coding sequence ATGCATGTGAATATACATCACCCCTCAGAAAAACACGTGGCTGAGTTAGTCGAGCGTGCTGTCGCAGGAGAAGAAATTATTTTTGAACATAACGGCGAACCTGTTGCCAAACTAATACCCTTAAAGCCGGGAAACCTCAAACACCCCCGACAAGGCGGACAGTGGAAAGGAAAAGTCAAGATAGCCCCCGATTTCGATGAGCTTCCTGACTCCTTTATGGCAGCCTTTCGTCCGGAAAAAGTGTGA
- a CDS encoding PDZ domain-containing protein gives MSGYYRFPTICQDTIVFVCEDDLWTVPVEGGIARRLTSNLGTASAPRLSPDGERLAFSGREEGPSEVYVMPALGGEAKRLTYQGSNAAIVNWDADSNAILYASNAGLAFDPWIWKICADGGEPQRLSYGPANHIDFSATGDVVLGRLTREPARWKRYRGGTAGQLWVNSDGDGQFQLLAPVDSNFTTPMWIGERIYFISDHEGVGNIYSCLPTGEDIQRHTHQDTYYCRSAQTDGTRIVYHTGADLFVYEIESGTETRVDVEFRSSRTQRQRKFVSPSRYLQNYAPTPDGHALAVTVRGKPFTMANWEGAVLQHGERNGTRYRFTEWLNDGKRLVTLSDAEGEEALEIHTRDGSADVVRLDALDIGHVRQLAVAPQIEGDEKDWLLLINNRLQLLHIDLETQEMRVLDKGHYQSIRDVAWSPDGKWCAYSFASTETTRSIKLCRIETGETWFVTDPEFNDFGPAWDPEGKYLYFLSYREFNPVYDALHFDLGFPTAMRPLLVTLQNTLGNPFIPEPRPLEDEKDEGEEKQDGEDKTSDEKSEQKTEKLITIDVEGITQRVVAFPYPHGLYRQIAGIEGKAIFTSFPVQDTPPDDEDNRPRGVLHAYDFKEQKKETLVSGINDFQLSRDVKTIVYSTGNRLRVIKAGKKTEGDSKSGSRGGPSRQTGWIDLSRVKASIVPTAEWHQMYREAWRLQREYFWTGDMSGVDWEHVYQRYLPLLERIATRGEFSDLMWEMQGELGTSHAYEMGGDYRSSPNYAQGFLGADFAYDAESNGYRITHIPRGDGWEATKDSPLNAPGINIREGDVLLAIAGQRISETVSPGELLVSLANQDIQATFRSADDGEERVVTLKVLESERELRYREWVSHNRRYVHEKTDGKIGYVHIPDMGRRGYAEFHRGFLAEVSYPGLLIDVRYNGGGHVSQLLLEKLSRRRIGYDVPRWGTPHPYPEASVLGPMVAVTNENAGSDGDIFSHCFKLMELGLLIGKRTWGGVIGISPHQAFVDRGGTTQPEYSFWFIDVGWSVENYGTDPDIEIDYRPQDYATEADPQLDRAIEELLRQMEENPPEVPDFGERPRLTLPTLPKA, from the coding sequence ATGTCAGGATATTATAGATTTCCAACAATTTGTCAAGATACTATTGTTTTTGTATGTGAAGATGATTTATGGACGGTTCCCGTTGAAGGTGGAATTGCAAGGCGACTCACATCGAATCTCGGCACAGCGAGTGCTCCTCGCTTATCGCCGGATGGTGAACGACTTGCGTTCTCAGGACGTGAAGAAGGTCCGTCCGAGGTTTATGTTATGCCCGCACTCGGCGGCGAGGCGAAGCGGCTCACCTATCAAGGGAGCAATGCTGCTATCGTCAACTGGGATGCCGATAGCAACGCGATTCTCTATGCCAGTAATGCCGGTTTGGCATTTGATCCCTGGATATGGAAGATCTGCGCCGATGGGGGCGAACCGCAACGCCTATCCTACGGTCCCGCGAATCATATCGATTTCAGTGCTACGGGTGACGTTGTCCTCGGTAGATTGACCCGTGAACCTGCACGCTGGAAACGCTATCGCGGCGGCACTGCTGGACAACTCTGGGTTAACTCGGATGGCGATGGACAATTTCAGCTCCTCGCGCCCGTAGATAGTAATTTCACAACACCGATGTGGATTGGTGAACGTATCTATTTCATTTCTGACCACGAGGGTGTTGGTAATATCTACTCTTGCCTACCGACGGGTGAAGACATTCAACGCCACACGCATCAGGATACCTATTACTGTCGTTCCGCGCAGACAGATGGCACACGTATCGTCTATCACACGGGTGCTGACTTATTTGTTTATGAAATTGAGAGTGGTACGGAAACCCGTGTTGATGTCGAATTCCGAAGCTCGCGTACCCAGCGACAACGGAAGTTCGTGAGTCCATCGCGCTACCTACAGAATTATGCCCCAACGCCAGACGGTCATGCATTGGCAGTAACCGTTCGAGGGAAACCCTTTACAATGGCGAATTGGGAGGGTGCCGTTCTCCAGCACGGCGAACGCAACGGAACACGCTATCGCTTTACGGAGTGGCTCAACGATGGGAAGCGTCTTGTTACGCTGTCCGATGCTGAGGGTGAAGAGGCTCTTGAAATTCATACACGTGATGGGAGTGCTGACGTTGTTCGGCTTGACGCGCTTGACATCGGGCATGTTCGGCAACTCGCTGTTGCTCCGCAGATTGAAGGCGACGAGAAAGATTGGCTGCTGCTTATCAATAATCGTCTCCAACTTTTGCACATTGATTTAGAGACACAGGAAATGCGGGTGCTTGACAAGGGACACTATCAAAGTATCCGAGATGTAGCGTGGTCGCCTGATGGAAAATGGTGTGCCTATAGTTTCGCATCTACGGAAACCACCCGTTCAATCAAACTCTGTAGAATTGAGACAGGTGAGACGTGGTTCGTCACAGATCCAGAATTCAACGATTTCGGTCCGGCATGGGATCCAGAGGGGAAATATCTCTATTTTCTCTCCTATCGCGAATTCAATCCCGTCTATGACGCGCTCCACTTTGATCTTGGGTTTCCGACGGCGATGCGTCCTTTGCTGGTGACCTTGCAAAACACATTAGGTAATCCGTTTATCCCGGAACCTCGTCCGCTTGAGGATGAGAAGGATGAAGGAGAAGAGAAACAGGACGGCGAAGATAAGACATCTGACGAGAAATCTGAGCAGAAGACGGAGAAACTGATAACCATAGATGTGGAAGGAATTACGCAGCGCGTCGTCGCGTTCCCATATCCGCACGGACTTTATCGACAGATCGCTGGTATTGAAGGCAAAGCGATTTTTACGTCGTTTCCGGTGCAAGATACTCCCCCAGACGATGAGGATAACAGACCGAGAGGCGTGCTCCATGCCTACGACTTCAAGGAGCAAAAAAAGGAGACACTTGTTTCTGGTATTAATGACTTTCAACTCTCGCGTGATGTGAAAACGATTGTCTATTCCACTGGAAATCGGTTGCGTGTTATCAAGGCGGGCAAAAAGACGGAAGGCGATTCCAAGTCCGGGAGTAGAGGGGGGCCGAGCCGACAGACCGGTTGGATTGACTTGAGTCGTGTTAAAGCCTCCATCGTTCCGACAGCCGAGTGGCATCAGATGTATCGGGAGGCGTGGCGGCTTCAGCGTGAGTATTTCTGGACGGGGGATATGTCCGGTGTGGATTGGGAGCATGTGTATCAACGCTATCTGCCCCTCCTTGAACGGATTGCAACGCGCGGTGAATTCTCGGACTTGATGTGGGAGATGCAGGGGGAACTCGGCACCTCACATGCGTATGAAATGGGGGGAGATTATCGGAGTTCCCCGAATTACGCCCAGGGGTTCCTCGGTGCCGATTTTGCTTACGATGCGGAGAGCAATGGGTATCGTATCACGCATATTCCGCGCGGCGACGGTTGGGAGGCGACGAAGGATTCTCCTCTTAACGCACCAGGGATTAATATCCGTGAAGGCGATGTTTTACTCGCTATCGCTGGGCAGCGCATCAGTGAAACCGTTTCGCCGGGTGAACTGCTCGTGAGTCTCGCAAATCAGGATATCCAAGCGACGTTCCGAAGTGCGGATGATGGCGAGGAACGCGTCGTCACACTCAAGGTTCTCGAAAGCGAACGCGAACTTCGGTACCGCGAATGGGTATCCCATAATCGGCGGTATGTCCATGAAAAAACCGACGGCAAAATCGGATATGTGCATATTCCTGACATGGGACGGCGTGGGTATGCGGAGTTTCACCGCGGTTTTCTCGCCGAGGTGAGTTATCCGGGGTTGTTGATCGATGTCCGCTACAATGGCGGTGGGCATGTTTCGCAACTGCTCTTAGAGAAGTTATCTCGCCGTCGCATTGGGTATGATGTCCCGCGGTGGGGGACACCGCATCCGTATCCAGAGGCTTCCGTTTTGGGTCCGATGGTGGCTGTCACAAATGAGAATGCGGGTTCCGATGGCGATATTTTCTCGCACTGTTTCAAGTTGATGGAGTTGGGGTTGCTCATCGGTAAGCGGACGTGGGGAGGTGTTATCGGTATTTCACCGCATCAGGCATTTGTCGATAGAGGTGGCACAACGCAGCCGGAGTATTCTTTCTGGTTCATTGATGTTGGCTGGAGTGTTGAGAACTACGGGACGGATCCGGATATAGAGATAGATTATCGTCCGCAAGATTATGCCACGGAAGCCGATCCGCAGCTCGACCGCGCAATCGAAGAACTCCTCCGTCAGATGGAGGAGAATCCGCCCGAAGTCCCCGATTTCGGCGAACGTCCGCGTTTGACCTTGCCCACACTCCCGAAAGCGTGA
- a CDS encoding helix-turn-helix domain-containing protein produces the protein MRKLRIWRAYLTERFTANPEEAIRYLKFSLEEYQVDGDTPLLLLALWTVVESQGGISGLAQKTGLAPESLSDILSSNEAPRIDTLSTILNALGCRLLIRPVADTDSCVESKREDERDINTTVEKSMAQVIEPPVS, from the coding sequence ATGAGAAAATTGAGAATATGGCGCGCATATCTAACTGAACGGTTTACTGCTAATCCAGAAGAGGCAATTCGGTATCTCAAATTCTCACTTGAGGAATACCAAGTTGACGGTGACACGCCTTTGCTGCTGCTGGCACTGTGGACGGTCGTAGAATCGCAGGGCGGGATTTCCGGACTCGCCCAGAAAACCGGACTCGCTCCAGAATCCCTCTCCGACATTCTGTCCAGCAACGAAGCACCGCGGATTGACACGCTCAGCACTATTCTCAACGCGTTGGGATGTAGACTCTTGATTCGACCGGTAGCAGACACGGACTCCTGTGTTGAATCTAAGCGCGAAGACGAAAGAGACATAAACACGACTGTGGAGAAAAGTATGGCGCAAGTAATTGAACCGCCCGTATCTTGA
- a CDS encoding UPF0175 family protein — protein sequence MAKAEVEVQFTFTLPIDESFLRHKTDAERKAKEAFVLELLRHGDISAGRAAKLLDISRWDLSDLMSVAGISPFAELSAADLDTEVETALKVLNNQDDEEPLCVYSVRT from the coding sequence ATGGCAAAAGCGGAAGTTGAAGTCCAATTCACATTTACACTGCCTATTGACGAGAGTTTTTTGCGACACAAAACCGATGCGGAACGTAAAGCGAAAGAGGCTTTTGTGCTTGAACTCCTTCGGCATGGGGATATTAGTGCCGGTAGAGCTGCGAAACTTCTCGATATTTCGCGATGGGATCTTTCAGACTTGATGTCTGTGGCTGGAATCTCCCCTTTTGCTGAACTCAGTGCTGCAGATCTTGATACTGAAGTCGAAACTGCTCTAAAGGTTTTGAATAACCAAGACGATGAAGAACCATTATGCGTATACTCTGTGCGAACGTAG
- a CDS encoding acetate/propionate family kinase, with the protein MRILCANVGSTSFKYQIIDMKTTTSLVKGGVERIGNSPSAFTHAVPGKPSREGEIDAPTHTVAIAHAMDLITDAEVGCFEDLGQLDGVGFKTILARGYWRSARITEEVITALETSTPLAPMHNPAYIASIRAFQELLPATPLVAVFETWFHQTIPDYAAEFGVPRFWVEQHDIRRYGYHGASHRYISERVPQLLGQETGEGLRIISCHLGGSSSLCAIKDGESMDTSMGTSTQYGMIQSTRCGELDAFAVLYMIDKEGFSTDEIRRQLVEDSGLKGISGTSGDMRDIEAAIDAGNDDARLALDTYVYGVKKYIGAYIAALGGVDVIAFAGGIGEKSPITRAKICEGLEWSGIHLDAVKNEQLTGEVDLSAADSRAKILVVATNEELIVSRETARVLKARG; encoded by the coding sequence ATGCGTATACTCTGTGCGAACGTAGGGAGCACCTCGTTCAAATACCAAATTATTGATATGAAGACCACGACCTCGCTCGTCAAGGGAGGCGTGGAACGTATCGGTAATTCACCCTCTGCTTTCACACACGCTGTGCCGGGGAAACCGTCCCGCGAAGGCGAAATCGATGCACCCACACATACTGTTGCTATCGCGCACGCCATGGATCTAATCACCGATGCCGAGGTCGGATGTTTTGAAGACTTGGGGCAATTGGACGGTGTCGGATTCAAAACCATTCTTGCCCGAGGCTACTGGCGTTCCGCACGGATTACCGAAGAGGTAATAACCGCGCTGGAGACCTCTACACCGCTCGCACCGATGCATAACCCCGCGTATATCGCTTCTATCCGTGCCTTTCAGGAATTGCTTCCCGCAACCCCACTCGTTGCAGTTTTTGAGACGTGGTTCCATCAGACGATCCCGGATTACGCCGCCGAATTCGGTGTCCCTCGCTTCTGGGTGGAACAGCACGACATCCGTCGTTACGGCTACCACGGGGCTTCACACCGATACATCTCCGAACGCGTGCCGCAACTGCTCGGACAGGAAACAGGGGAAGGATTGCGTATTATCTCTTGTCATCTCGGTGGGAGTTCATCTCTCTGCGCCATCAAGGACGGGGAATCTATGGATACGTCGATGGGCACGTCTACGCAATACGGGATGATTCAGTCTACCCGTTGTGGTGAGTTAGACGCATTTGCTGTGCTCTATATGATTGACAAAGAGGGGTTCTCTACGGATGAGATTCGTCGTCAATTGGTTGAGGATTCCGGGTTGAAAGGGATCTCTGGCACGAGTGGCGATATGCGTGATATAGAAGCGGCGATTGATGCAGGCAACGATGATGCCCGATTGGCACTCGATACTTACGTTTACGGTGTGAAAAAATATATCGGTGCGTATATCGCTGCGCTGGGCGGAGTCGATGTGATCGCATTTGCTGGGGGTATCGGTGAGAAAAGCCCAATCACGCGAGCGAAAATCTGTGAAGGACTGGAATGGTCCGGTATTCACTTAGATGCCGTGAAGAATGAGCAACTTACTGGCGAAGTAGACCTCTCGGCGGCTGACAGCCGCGCCAAAATCCTTGTTGTTGCTACGAATGAAGAATTGATCGTTTCACGTGAGACCGCGCGGGTTCTCAAGGCGCGCGGTTGA
- a CDS encoding ABC transporter permease produces the protein MALNTKSFPAYFSLFKVTLRQMFWSKRTVLILLGCLLSLVIALAFRFIAQGSGTVNRFIPMLTLALYGLLVNLSSIFYGTAIISDEIDGKGLIYLQMRPIRKSSILLSKFAAYLVGTVTLIGISHLILTGIMLTHPKLQNGVFFQVGMSLRYTVSMALALLIYGALAALLAAKFKNPVLWGLVYLMGWENITASPLMPTAIKRLSISHYLFTLFPRYRLPRSDFNELLGTSPPSAWVALLVIFILTVVLLWLAIRIFRDREYLM, from the coding sequence ATGGCTCTTAACACAAAATCTTTTCCCGCCTATTTCTCACTTTTTAAAGTGACGCTTCGCCAAATGTTTTGGAGTAAACGAACCGTCCTCATTCTGCTTGGATGTCTGCTATCACTTGTCATAGCACTCGCATTTCGGTTCATCGCACAAGGGAGTGGAACAGTCAACCGATTCATCCCTATGTTAACGTTGGCACTTTATGGACTCTTGGTGAATCTATCCTCAATTTTCTACGGCACTGCCATCATCTCAGATGAAATCGACGGAAAAGGTTTGATATATCTTCAGATGCGTCCGATCCGTAAATCGTCGATTCTTCTTAGCAAATTCGCTGCATACCTCGTCGGGACTGTTACGCTTATCGGAATATCTCATCTGATCCTGACGGGTATTATGCTAACGCACCCAAAATTACAGAACGGCGTGTTTTTTCAGGTAGGTATGAGTCTACGCTATACCGTCTCAATGGCATTAGCACTGTTAATTTACGGTGCACTTGCTGCACTGCTGGCAGCCAAATTCAAGAATCCTGTATTGTGGGGGTTGGTATATTTGATGGGATGGGAAAATATTACCGCAAGTCCACTGATGCCGACTGCAATCAAGAGACTCTCTATATCACACTATCTTTTCACGCTATTTCCACGTTATAGACTGCCGCGAAGCGATTTCAATGAACTTTTAGGCACATCACCGCCATCCGCGTGGGTGGCACTTCTCGTCATCTTCATATTGACAGTGGTGCTGCTGTGGCTTGCGATCCGAATTTTTAGGGATCGAGAATATTTGATGTAA
- a CDS encoding transposase produces the protein MRGRIYSKTVSLTQETHDKKGFWLSDSGLKKYLKFKEYPCHAHSVQAIIDDYCGARRAFFSNLESNSNARPPFKRSWYHTFTWRASGITYKRGKLRLSMGRGRDALYIKIDKKFHGKVPAEVSLVYNRNTHIYEFHATYETQSQRKPKADIGSVVAVDLGEIHPIVSFDGLTAEIYNGRYLRSLVQYREKFKATINQLLSRCQRGSRRWKKLKRAKNRTLNTLNNLIRDVRHKLTSRFVSACKSKKVETIVIGDIKHIRQSIDYGSKINQKLHQWAFGKITEMIAYKAKGVGIQVDSQDEAYTSQTCPQCGHKKKPNKRAYHCPKCKWHGHRDVVGASNILTKYQGWLFNPVVGA, from the coding sequence ATGAGGGGTCGTATCTATTCCAAGACGGTATCGCTGACCCAAGAGACACACGATAAAAAAGGGTTTTGGCTTTCGGATAGCGGACTCAAGAAGTATTTGAAGTTCAAGGAATATCCATGCCACGCCCATTCAGTTCAAGCGATCATAGACGACTATTGCGGTGCAAGACGTGCATTCTTTAGCAATCTTGAGAGTAATTCAAATGCGAGGCCACCCTTCAAACGGAGTTGGTATCATACATTTACATGGCGTGCGTCAGGTATCACTTACAAGCGCGGAAAACTTCGACTCTCTATGGGGCGTGGCAGAGACGCACTTTATATCAAAATAGATAAGAAGTTTCATGGTAAAGTGCCAGCAGAGGTTTCACTCGTCTATAACAGAAACACGCATATCTATGAGTTCCACGCGACTTATGAGACACAGTCCCAAAGGAAACCTAAAGCGGATATAGGCAGTGTCGTTGCTGTAGATTTAGGCGAAATACATCCCATCGTCTCTTTTGACGGACTCACCGCCGAAATCTATAACGGCAGATACTTACGGAGTCTCGTTCAATATCGAGAGAAGTTCAAAGCAACAATAAATCAGTTGCTTTCACGGTGTCAGCGTGGAAGTAGGCGTTGGAAGAAACTCAAGCGTGCCAAGAACCGAACTCTTAACACCCTTAATAATCTTATCCGTGACGTTCGACATAAACTCACGTCTCGGTTTGTCTCTGCGTGTAAATCTAAGAAAGTAGAGACGATTGTGATAGGTGATATAAAGCACATACGACAATCTATAGACTATGGATCAAAAATCAATCAGAAGTTGCACCAATGGGCGTTTGGGAAAATAACAGAAATGATTGCCTACAAAGCGAAAGGGGTCGGTATCCAGGTTGACTCCCAAGACGAAGCCTATACGTCGCAAACCTGTCCGCAGTGTGGGCATAAGAAAAAGCCGAATAAACGGGCATATCACTGCCCTAAATGTAAATGGCACGGACACCGAGATGTCGTAGGTGCGAGCAACATTCTGACGAAGTATCAGGGTTGGTTATTCAACCCTGTAGTTGGGGCGG
- a CDS encoding phytanoyl-CoA dioxygenase family protein, whose protein sequence is MNQHDFSITESELNFFKTFGYLSFPQLMADRITAIQDAFEAVWEERGGGHNGKPHEGAARSCIVPFIDQSEELSSLLDDPRILRIAKALLGDDFNYMGSDGNFYVGDTGWHSDGGHKLEDPMHIKIAFYLDPLTRDTGALRVIPGSHLFGDNYADALSKQAGKSQDFWEIHGKDVPATVFETTPGDLVLFNHNTKHAAFGGGTRRRMFTMNLCQRYPDDKLDALQAYISGSSRFWIDRKYGEKMIRTATPERWIHLEQVRANDGHLAELSRQAQERMSEPSRG, encoded by the coding sequence ATGAATCAGCATGATTTTAGCATCACCGAGTCGGAACTTAATTTTTTCAAAACATTCGGTTATCTCAGTTTTCCACAACTGATGGCGGATCGGATTACTGCAATCCAGGACGCTTTTGAAGCAGTCTGGGAAGAGAGAGGCGGGGGACATAACGGTAAACCGCACGAAGGTGCTGCACGTTCCTGCATTGTACCGTTCATTGATCAGAGTGAGGAGTTGTCATCGCTATTGGATGATCCAAGGATTTTAAGGATCGCGAAGGCGTTGCTCGGCGATGATTTCAACTACATGGGCAGCGATGGGAATTTCTACGTCGGCGATACGGGGTGGCACTCAGATGGTGGGCATAAGTTGGAAGACCCGATGCACATCAAGATTGCGTTCTATCTCGACCCACTGACTCGTGATACAGGTGCGCTTCGCGTGATTCCAGGAAGCCATCTTTTCGGCGATAACTATGCGGATGCACTCTCTAAACAGGCTGGAAAGAGCCAGGACTTTTGGGAAATACACGGTAAGGATGTTCCAGCCACGGTATTTGAGACAACCCCCGGCGATCTGGTTTTGTTTAACCATAATACCAAGCATGCGGCGTTCGGTGGTGGCACGCGGCGACGTATGTTTACGATGAATCTCTGTCAAAGGTATCCTGACGATAAACTCGATGCGCTGCAAGCCTATATCTCTGGATCTTCGCGCTTCTGGATTGATCGGAAGTATGGCGAGAAGATGATACGCACGGCGACACCCGAACGCTGGATACATCTTGAACAGGTGCGCGCAAACGATGGACATCTCGCTGAACTCTCGCGCCAAGCACAAGAGCGAATGAGTGAACCTTCACGCGGGTAA
- a CDS encoding TIM barrel protein, with product MKLSCLPVSLYDDIFTGKRTVANWIRFGAELGLDAVDFSIKFFPERDAETINNIRTVLEKSNIEPCMIACYCDFTHPDAGQRAQELSDLKADIGLAKALGVKFIRVTAGQNHPGTEREAGVRWVTDGFRRALDAAEKHGITLAYENHTKGAPWDYWDFSQPTEIFLEILDALSDTPLGVCFDTANPLVLGEDVLALLEKVIQRIVVLHIFDLRAIRVFEPVRVGTGASPIQAIFSRLRQTGYDGWLSIEEASRSGQKGFEQSIAYVRNTWEQALPA from the coding sequence ATGAAACTGAGTTGCCTCCCCGTCTCTCTTTACGATGACATCTTCACAGGAAAAAGGACCGTCGCCAATTGGATTCGGTTCGGTGCGGAATTAGGGCTGGATGCGGTCGATTTCAGTATCAAATTCTTTCCAGAGCGCGACGCAGAAACGATAAACAACATACGCACCGTCCTCGAAAAGTCCAATATAGAGCCGTGTATGATCGCCTGTTATTGCGACTTCACACATCCCGACGCAGGACAACGCGCACAGGAGTTATCCGATCTGAAAGCGGACATCGGACTGGCAAAAGCATTAGGCGTAAAGTTCATTCGGGTGACAGCAGGACAGAACCATCCGGGTACTGAACGTGAAGCAGGCGTGCGTTGGGTGACAGACGGATTCCGTCGCGCCCTTGACGCAGCAGAAAAGCACGGTATCACCCTCGCTTATGAGAACCATACCAAAGGCGCGCCTTGGGATTATTGGGATTTCTCACAACCCACAGAGATATTTTTAGAGATTTTAGACGCGCTTTCTGACACACCCCTCGGTGTCTGCTTCGACACTGCAAACCCGCTTGTGCTTGGTGAAGATGTCCTCGCACTTTTGGAGAAGGTTATTCAACGGATCGTTGTGCTGCATATCTTCGACCTACGGGCAATTAGGGTATTTGAACCTGTCCGCGTCGGCACGGGTGCCTCACCCATCCAAGCAATTTTCTCGCGCCTGAGACAAACAGGCTACGACGGTTGGCTTAGCATCGAGGAAGCGAGTCGTTCGGGACAGAAAGGGTTTGAACAGTCAATCGCCTATGTCCGAAACACTTGGGAACAGGCATTACCCGCGTGA